The Petropleomorpha daqingensis genome includes a window with the following:
- a CDS encoding acyl-CoA carboxylase subunit beta encodes MTTLQAAPPAPVADPRDPAARLLRLFDEGSMQLLVPADDSGVLAARGTVEGAPAVAYCSDATVMGGAMGVDGCRHIVDAIDTAVRERVPVVGIWHSGGARLAEGVVALHAVGEVFAAMVRASGRVPQISVVLGPAAGGAAYGPALTDLVIMGPAGRVFVTGPDVVRSVTGEVVDQEQLGGPDTHGRRSGVVHVVTESEPAALDTARQAVDLLANQGAFAPAVDEPDVDLRALLPDQPQRAYDVKPLVAALLDSPGLELHPRFAPNIVTALGRIAGRTVGVIANNPLRLGGCLDSASAEKAARFVRMCDAFGVPLLVVVDVPGYLPGVGQEWDGVVRRGAKLLHAFAEAVVPRVTLVTRKSFGGAYIAMNSRSLGATKVFAWPGAEVAVMGAKAAVGILHRKKLAAAPPGERDALHEQLAAEHERIAGGVNRALQIGVVDEVVEPTCTRRRLVEALATASAGRGAHGNIPL; translated from the coding sequence GTGACGACGCTGCAGGCCGCTCCCCCGGCCCCCGTCGCCGACCCCCGGGACCCGGCGGCGCGGCTGCTGCGGCTGTTCGACGAAGGGTCGATGCAGCTGCTGGTGCCCGCCGACGACTCCGGGGTGCTGGCGGCGCGGGGCACGGTCGAGGGCGCGCCGGCCGTCGCGTACTGCAGCGACGCAACCGTCATGGGCGGCGCGATGGGCGTCGACGGCTGCCGGCACATCGTCGACGCGATCGACACCGCCGTCCGCGAGCGGGTGCCGGTGGTCGGCATCTGGCACTCCGGCGGGGCGCGGCTGGCCGAGGGCGTGGTCGCGCTGCACGCCGTCGGTGAGGTGTTCGCGGCGATGGTGCGCGCCTCGGGGCGGGTTCCGCAGATCTCGGTCGTGCTGGGGCCGGCCGCCGGCGGTGCCGCCTACGGTCCCGCGCTCACCGACCTGGTGATCATGGGCCCGGCCGGGCGGGTGTTCGTCACCGGCCCGGACGTCGTCCGCTCGGTCACCGGCGAGGTCGTCGACCAGGAGCAGCTCGGCGGTCCGGACACCCACGGCCGCCGCTCCGGCGTCGTCCACGTGGTCACCGAGAGCGAGCCCGCTGCGCTCGACACCGCACGGCAGGCGGTCGACCTGCTGGCGAACCAGGGGGCGTTCGCCCCCGCCGTGGACGAGCCGGACGTCGACCTGCGCGCGCTGCTGCCTGACCAGCCGCAACGCGCCTACGACGTCAAGCCGCTGGTGGCCGCGCTCCTCGACTCCCCCGGCCTGGAGCTGCACCCGCGCTTCGCGCCGAACATCGTCACCGCGCTGGGCCGCATCGCCGGGCGGACGGTCGGGGTGATCGCCAACAACCCGCTGCGGCTGGGCGGCTGCCTGGACTCCGCGTCGGCGGAGAAGGCGGCGCGGTTCGTGCGGATGTGCGACGCGTTCGGCGTCCCGCTGCTCGTCGTCGTCGACGTCCCGGGCTACCTGCCCGGGGTCGGGCAGGAGTGGGACGGCGTCGTCCGCCGCGGGGCGAAGCTGCTGCACGCCTTCGCCGAGGCCGTCGTCCCCCGGGTGACCCTGGTGACCCGCAAGTCGTTCGGTGGCGCCTACATCGCGATGAACTCCCGCTCGCTCGGGGCGACCAAGGTCTTCGCCTGGCCGGGCGCCGAGGTCGCGGTGATGGGCGCGAAGGCCGCCGTCGGCATCCTGCACCGCAAGAAGCTGGCCGCAGCGCCTCCCGGGGAGCGCGACGCGCTGCACGAGCAGCTGGCCGCCGAGCACGAGAGGATCGCCGGCGGGGTGAACCGGGCGCTGCAGATCGGCGTGGTCGACGAGGTCGTGGAGCCGACCTGCACCAGGCGCCGGCTGGTCGAGGCGCTGGCGACGGCGTCCGCCGGCCGCGGCGCCCACGGCAACATCCCGCTGTAG
- a CDS encoding acyl carrier protein, whose product MASTQEIQAGLGEILEEVAGVTPADATPEKSFTEDLDVDSLSMVEIATAVEDKFGVAIPDDELGNIKTVGDAISFIEKNQG is encoded by the coding sequence GTGGCCAGCACCCAGGAGATCCAGGCCGGACTCGGCGAGATCCTGGAGGAGGTGGCCGGCGTGACCCCCGCCGACGCCACTCCCGAGAAGTCCTTCACCGAGGACCTCGACGTCGACTCGCTGTCGATGGTCGAGATCGCCACCGCCGTCGAGGACAAGTTCGGTGTCGCCATCCCCGACGACGAGCTCGGCAACATCAAGACCGTCGGCGACGCGATCAGCTTCATCGAGAAGAACCAAGGCTGA
- the fabF gene encoding beta-ketoacyl-ACP synthase II, with protein sequence MSTSTSDVVVTGLGATTPLGGDVASTWEALLAGRSGVSRITDDWAKEYPAQLVARMASDPVEQLDRVRARRLDRSQQAAVVAAQEAWEDSGAAQLDVAPERIAVVFGTGIGGALTLLGQDDVLEEKGPKRVSPFTIPMLMPNGPAAAVGLAIGAKGGVHAPVSACASGAEAIRWGLDLLRFDRADVVLVGGTEACIHPLPMAGFAAMRAMSTRNDEPERASRPFDKARDGFVLGEGSAALVLERADSAKSRGATVYARVAGAGATADGYDLVAPHPEGEGAARAIGAALRDAGLSPSDIGHVNAHATSTPVGDTAEAAAIRSSIGEHVLVTATKSQTGHLLGAAGALESVFTILALRDQIVPATANLDDPDDDAAVQALDIVRREPRKASFSAAVNDSFGFGGHNIALVFTTA encoded by the coding sequence ATGAGCACGTCAACCAGTGACGTCGTCGTCACCGGCCTCGGCGCCACCACGCCGCTCGGCGGGGACGTGGCCAGCACGTGGGAGGCGCTGCTGGCCGGGCGGTCGGGCGTCAGCCGGATCACCGACGACTGGGCCAAGGAGTACCCGGCCCAGCTCGTCGCGCGCATGGCGAGCGACCCCGTCGAGCAGCTCGACCGGGTCCGCGCCCGCCGGCTCGACCGCAGCCAGCAGGCCGCCGTCGTCGCCGCGCAGGAGGCCTGGGAGGACTCCGGCGCCGCGCAGCTCGACGTCGCGCCCGAGCGCATCGCCGTCGTCTTCGGCACCGGCATCGGCGGGGCGCTGACCCTGCTGGGCCAGGACGACGTCCTGGAGGAGAAGGGCCCCAAGCGGGTCTCGCCCTTCACCATCCCCATGCTCATGCCGAACGGACCGGCCGCCGCGGTCGGCCTCGCGATCGGCGCCAAGGGCGGGGTGCACGCGCCCGTCTCGGCCTGCGCCTCGGGCGCCGAGGCGATCCGCTGGGGCCTGGACCTGCTGCGCTTCGACCGGGCGGACGTCGTCCTGGTCGGCGGCACAGAGGCCTGCATCCACCCGCTGCCGATGGCCGGCTTCGCCGCGATGCGGGCGATGAGCACCCGCAACGACGAGCCCGAGCGCGCCTCGCGGCCGTTCGACAAAGCCCGCGACGGCTTCGTGCTCGGCGAGGGCTCGGCGGCCCTGGTCCTCGAGCGGGCCGACTCCGCGAAGTCCCGCGGCGCGACGGTGTACGCGCGGGTGGCCGGTGCCGGTGCCACCGCCGACGGCTACGACCTGGTCGCCCCGCACCCCGAGGGCGAGGGCGCCGCGCGGGCCATCGGCGCCGCGCTGCGCGACGCGGGTCTGTCGCCGTCCGACATCGGGCACGTCAACGCGCACGCGACCTCCACACCGGTCGGCGACACCGCCGAGGCGGCGGCGATCCGCAGCTCGATCGGCGAGCACGTGCTGGTGACCGCCACGAAGAGCCAGACCGGCCACCTGCTCGGCGCCGCCGGCGCCCTGGAGTCGGTGTTCACGATCCTGGCCCTGCGCGACCAGATCGTGCCGGCCACGGCCAACCTCGACGACCCGGACGACGACGCCGCGGTCCAGGCCCTCGACATCGTGCGTCGCGAGCCGCGCAAGGCGTCGTTCTCCGCCGCCGTCAACGACTCCTTCGGCTTCGGCGGGCACAACATCGCCCTGGTGTTCACGACGGCGTGA
- a CDS encoding beta-ketoacyl-ACP synthase III, whose protein sequence is MTTLQQRQGAPGARILGIGGYRPRRRVTNHELAQVMDTNDEWIQSRVGIAERRWAGEDETLVEMAVAAGGKAIAASGLDPDEIDMVIAASASLRHPIPGIGPQVGYRLGIRRPGAFDLNAGCAGFCYSLGLANDAIRAGSVRNALIVGVERLTDVTDMTDRATAVIFADGAGAAVVGASDEPGIGPVAWGSDGDQHNAIEIVAGTGFMAMAGQAVYRWATTKLTETLVEAMERAGVGPEDIDVFAPHQANLRIVESMVKKLGLPERTVIARDIVQSGNTSAASIPLALSALLESGEAKSGDLALVLGYGAGLTFAGQVLRLP, encoded by the coding sequence ATGACCACGCTCCAGCAGCGTCAGGGCGCCCCCGGCGCCCGCATCCTCGGCATCGGCGGCTACCGCCCGCGCCGGCGGGTCACCAACCACGAGCTCGCCCAGGTGATGGACACCAACGACGAGTGGATCCAGTCCCGCGTCGGCATCGCCGAGCGGCGCTGGGCCGGCGAGGACGAGACGCTCGTCGAGATGGCTGTCGCCGCCGGCGGCAAGGCGATCGCGGCCAGCGGGCTGGACCCCGACGAGATCGACATGGTCATCGCCGCCAGCGCCAGCCTCCGGCACCCCATCCCGGGCATCGGCCCGCAGGTCGGCTACCGGCTGGGCATCCGGCGCCCCGGCGCCTTCGACCTCAACGCCGGCTGCGCGGGGTTCTGCTACTCCCTCGGCCTGGCCAACGACGCGATCCGCGCCGGGTCGGTGCGCAACGCGCTGATCGTGGGCGTCGAGCGGCTGACCGACGTCACCGACATGACCGACCGGGCCACCGCGGTGATCTTCGCCGACGGGGCCGGCGCGGCGGTCGTCGGCGCCTCCGACGAGCCGGGCATCGGCCCGGTGGCCTGGGGCAGCGACGGCGACCAGCACAACGCGATCGAGATCGTCGCCGGCACCGGCTTCATGGCGATGGCCGGCCAGGCGGTCTACCGCTGGGCGACGACGAAGCTGACCGAGACCCTGGTCGAGGCGATGGAGCGCGCCGGCGTCGGGCCGGAGGACATCGACGTCTTCGCCCCGCACCAGGCGAACCTGCGCATCGTCGAGTCGATGGTCAAGAAGCTGGGGCTGCCCGAGCGCACCGTGATCGCCCGCGACATCGTCCAGTCCGGCAACACCTCGGCCGCCTCGATCCCGCTCGCGCTGTCGGCGCTGCTGGAGTCGGGCGAGGCGAAGTCCGGCGACCTCGCGCTGGTGCTCGGCTACGGCGCCGGGCTCACCTTCGCCGGGCAGGTTCTGCGCCTTCCCTGA
- a CDS encoding HlyD family efflux transporter periplasmic adaptor subunit yields the protein MAPVRGTVSPADVAEGTLLPAGTPLGRVRSRREEVDVSAGYDGVLAEWLVQEGDLVDAGDPLARLYPEVSA from the coding sequence GTGGCTCCCGTGCGCGGCACGGTGAGCCCGGCGGACGTCGCCGAGGGCACCCTCCTCCCCGCCGGCACGCCGCTGGGTCGCGTGCGCAGCCGGCGCGAGGAGGTCGACGTCTCGGCCGGCTACGACGGGGTACTCGCCGAGTGGCTCGTGCAGGAGGGCGACCTGGTCGACGCAGGCGACCCGTTGGCCCGTCTCTACCCGGAGGTCTCGGCATGA